The genomic stretch TCCCCGCATGGCGGATCTGGGTCGGGATGCCGCCGTCAACCTGGCCGTTTCTCTCAACGCCGCGGACGAGGAGACCCGCAGCTACTTGATGCCCGTAAACCGCACCTACCCACTGAGTGATCTGATTCGGGCCTGCAGGGAATTCCCCCTGCCGAACCGGAGAATGATCACCTTTGAATACATTCTTATCCAGGGAGTGAATGATCGCGACCGGGACGCCCTTCGGCTCGTCCGGCTGCTCAATGGGATCCGGGCCAAGGTGAACCTGATTCCCCTCAATCCCCATCCCGCCCTGGACCTTCAGCCTTCCCCGATGGAAAGGATCCTCGGGTTCCAGAAGATCCTGATCGAGAACCATTTCACCGCCATCATCCGGAAGAGCAAGGGTCAGGACATTTCCGCGGCCTGCGGGCAACTGAGCGGTGCCCGTTCCAAGGGCTACGCGGCCTGATGAAAAATGAACGGAAGCCGGAACGGGAAAGGATGGGAAATTTTTCACTTGCGATCCGATTTCAATATGTTATGTAAAATCCCTGTCAAAACGGGGGGAAGGGAGGACACCCGCCCGGGACATTTGGTCCCCGGTGCTTGGAGCGGTAAAATATGATCCGGTTGGATTTTGCAAAGGGGAACGGGCTTCTGCCCGCCATCGTCCAGGACCGGGCAACAGGAAAGGTCTTGATGATGGCTTACATCAACGACGAGTCCTGGAGGAAGACCCTGGAGACAGGGGAGACCCATTTCTGGAGTCGGTCCCGGCAAGAGTTATGGCACAAGGGGGGCACATCCGGCCATGTCCAGAAGGTGCGGGAGATCTACGTGGACTGTGATGACGACACAGTCCTCTTTGTCGTCGATCAGGTGGGCGGAGCAGCTTGCCATACAGGGTATGAGACCTGTTTTCACAAGAAGATCGGTCCCCGGGGAGAGGTCACCGTGGTGGGGAAAAAAATTTTTGATCCAGGGAAGGTTTACAAGGAATGAAGAAACTCAAGTTCGGAATACCCAAAGGGAGCCTCCAGTCCGCGACCATCAGCCTCTTTGAGAAGTCGGGCTGGAAAATCAATGTCAATGGAAGGAGTTATTTTCCGGAGATCAACGATCATGCCCTGGATATCACCATATGCAGGGCCCAGGAGATGTCCCTCTACGTTGAAAACGGGACCCTGGACGCGGGTCTGACCGGGAGGGACTGGATCGAAGAGAACCAGTCGGACGTCAAGGTGCTGGACAACCTGATCTATTCCAAGGTCAGCCAGCGGCCGGCACGGTGGGTTCTGGCGGTTCCCGCCGACTCTCCCATAGAGAAACTTGAGGACCTCCAGGGCAAGAAGATCTCAACAGAACTGGTCAATTTCACAAAGCGTTATTTCAAGGAGAGAAACATCGACGTCCGGGTCAGCTTTTCCTGGGGGGCCACGGAGGGTAAGGCGGTATCCGGATTGGCGGACGCCATCGTGGAAGTGACGGAGACGGGGAGCACCATCAAGGCCCACGGCCTCAAGATCATCCATGAGCTGATGGAGTCCCACACCCAGATGATCGCAAACCGGGAGGCCTACCGGGTTCCCTGGAAGCGGGAGAAGATGGAGCAGATCATCCTTCTGCTCAAGGGGGCCTTAAGGGCGGAAAACATGGTGGGCGTCAAGATGAACGTTCCCAAGGATAAACTGGAGGACGTCATCAGGCTCCTTCCGAGCCTCAATTCGCCCACTGTTGCCAGCCTCTACAACATGCCCTGGTTTTCCGTGGAGGCAATCATCAATTCGGCCCTGGTCAGGGATCTGATCCCCCAGCTCCTCAAGGCGGGCGCGGAAGGAATTATCGAATATCCTCTCAACAAGGTGATATGAGGCCATGAAAGGATTCAGGACGATCTGGCCGGTGTGCCTGTTGCTGGCGGCGGTGCTCATAGGGTGTGCCCCCACAGGCAAAACCGTGCCGGGGAAACCCAAGGTCACGCCCAAAAGCCGGGCCGAGGCCAAGGAGAAACTTGGGCTGTCCATGATCGAGGAAGGAAATCTCCAGATGGGGCTCAAGGAGTTGCTGGAGGCCCGCGATCTGGACCCAGGGAACCCTGATATCCACCTCGGCATCGGTATCGCCTACCGAAAGCTTGGAGAATATGCCAAGGCGGTAACCTATTTTCAGCGTGCCCTCGCCCTCAAGCCCGATTTCCCGGACGCCCATAATAACCTGGGGATGGTTTACGCCCTCATGGGGAGATGGGAGAAGGCCATCGACCTGTTCGAGAAGGCCATCAGTAATTACAAGTATGAACGGAGACATACCGCCTTTGAAAACCTGGGGACGGTGTACTTTTACAGAGGGGATTACCGCCAGGCCGTGGTCAATTACCAAAAAGCCTTGAGACTGGAGCCCGATTACAGCCCTGCCTATGAAAAGATGGGCCTGGCCTACGAAAGGTTGAAGGAGTGGGATCATGCCCTTTTCGCCTACCGACAGGCCGTCAGATTGGAACCCCGAAACCCCCTGCCTCATCTCTACCTCGGCAGGCTCTGTTTCCAACTCAAGCGATACGAGGACGCGGAAACGGCCCTACGAAGTGCCATCAGGAACGACGTGACAGGAATAGTAGCCCAGGAAGCACGGAGGCTTTTAAGGGAGATCAAGAAGGCTCGGGAAGGGAAGGGGTCATAGGAATCCCTGGAGGATGGACATGAACATGGGCCGAATTGCGGAGAGGGCGGCGAAGATTCCTCCCTTCATTGTGATGGAGGTGCTGGAACGCGCCCACGAACTGGAAAGGGAAGGGAGGCGGATCATTCACCTGGAGATAGGCGAACCCGATTCCCCCACCCCTTCCTGTATTTGCGAAGCCGCAGCCAAGGCCATCCGGGAGGGCCGTACTCACTATACCCACAGCCTCGGGATCATTGAGCTGCGGGAAGGTATCTCACGGCACTACGAGGAAAAATACGGCGTTAAGGTCCATCCCGATCAGGTGGTGGTCACATCTGGAACTTCCCCGGCCCTCTTCATGATCTTTTCCGTTCTCCTGGAGTCCGAAGA from Deltaproteobacteria bacterium encodes the following:
- the hisI gene encoding phosphoribosyl-AMP cyclohydrolase, translating into MIRLDFAKGNGLLPAIVQDRATGKVLMMAYINDESWRKTLETGETHFWSRSRQELWHKGGTSGHVQKVREIYVDCDDDTVLFVVDQVGGAACHTGYETCFHKKIGPRGEVTVVGKKIFDPGKVYKE
- a CDS encoding ATP phosphoribosyltransferase; amino-acid sequence: MKKLKFGIPKGSLQSATISLFEKSGWKINVNGRSYFPEINDHALDITICRAQEMSLYVENGTLDAGLTGRDWIEENQSDVKVLDNLIYSKVSQRPARWVLAVPADSPIEKLEDLQGKKISTELVNFTKRYFKERNIDVRVSFSWGATEGKAVSGLADAIVEVTETGSTIKAHGLKIIHELMESHTQMIANREAYRVPWKREKMEQIILLLKGALRAENMVGVKMNVPKDKLEDVIRLLPSLNSPTVASLYNMPWFSVEAIINSALVRDLIPQLLKAGAEGIIEYPLNKVI
- a CDS encoding tetratricopeptide repeat protein, yielding MKGFRTIWPVCLLLAAVLIGCAPTGKTVPGKPKVTPKSRAEAKEKLGLSMIEEGNLQMGLKELLEARDLDPGNPDIHLGIGIAYRKLGEYAKAVTYFQRALALKPDFPDAHNNLGMVYALMGRWEKAIDLFEKAISNYKYERRHTAFENLGTVYFYRGDYRQAVVNYQKALRLEPDYSPAYEKMGLAYERLKEWDHALFAYRQAVRLEPRNPLPHLYLGRLCFQLKRYEDAETALRSAIRNDVTGIVAQEARRLLREIKKAREGKGS